From Triticum aestivum cultivar Chinese Spring chromosome 4A, IWGSC CS RefSeq v2.1, whole genome shotgun sequence, a single genomic window includes:
- the LOC123088670 gene encoding plastocyanin, chloroplastic, with protein MAALSSAAVSVPSFAATPMRSSSSRMVVRASLGKKAASAAVAMAASAMLLGGSAMAQDVLLGANGGVLVFEPNDFSVKAGETITFKNNAGYPHNVVFDEDAVPSGVDVSKISQEEYLNAPGETFSVTLTVPGTYGFYCEPHAGAGMVGKVTVN; from the coding sequence ATGGCCGCTCTCTCCTCTGCAGCGGTGTCCGTCCCTTCCTTCGCCGCCACCCCCatgcgcagcagcagcagcaggatggTGGTGCGCGCGTCGCTGGGCAAGAAGGCCGCCAGCGCGGCCGTGGCCATGGCCGCGAGCGCGATGCTGCTGGGCGGGTCGGCGATGGCGCAGGACGTGCTCCTGGGCGCCAACGGCGGCGTGCTGGTGTTCGAGCCCAACGACTTCAGCGTCAAGGCCGGCGAGACCATCACCTTCAAGAACAACGCCGGGTACCCGCACAACGTGGTGTTCGACGAGGACGCCGTGCCCTCCGGCGTGGACGTCTCCAAGATCTCCCAGGAGGAGTACCTCAACGCCCCCGGCGAGACCTTCTCCGTCACCCTCACCGTGCccggcacctacggcttctactgCGAGCCGCACGCCGGGGCCGGCATGGTCGGAAAGGTCACCGTCAACTAA